In one Desulfoferula mesophila genomic region, the following are encoded:
- the bioA gene encoding adenosylmethionine--8-amino-7-oxononanoate transaminase has protein sequence MSDTQEILQQDFDHLWHPFTQMRLWPGEPPLVIERAEGNYLIDSEGRRYFDGVSSLWVTVHGHNHPAIKRAISEQLERLDHSTLLGLTHPLAARLAAELARVCPGQLNKAFYSESGSTAVEIALKIAYQYWQQSGRPEKKTFVALGEAYHGDTIGAVSVGGIELFHQVYGPLLFPVHRLPQPFCRRCPLGLTHPACGLACAEALEPILAEHGDEICGLIVEPRVQGAAGIIVQPEGYVRRLWEICRKHDVLFIADEVATGFGRTGSLFSCEQEGVEPDLMCLGKGITGGVLPLAATMATDRVYEAFLGEFDEFKTFFHGHTYTGNPLACAAALASLELMEKNQVVAGTAPVIAHFAQGLAKIAALDHVVQVRRHGLMAAVELSADKATDTSYEPGERMGHRVIMAARNHGVIIRPLGDSVVLMPPLSSTTQDIDLLLGALGRAIAEVTEA, from the coding sequence ATGAGCGACACCCAGGAAATCTTGCAGCAGGACTTCGACCACCTCTGGCACCCCTTCACCCAGATGCGGCTCTGGCCCGGCGAGCCGCCCCTGGTCATCGAGCGGGCTGAGGGCAACTACCTGATCGACAGCGAGGGCCGGCGCTACTTCGACGGGGTCAGCTCCCTGTGGGTGACGGTGCACGGGCATAACCACCCGGCCATCAAACGGGCCATCAGCGAGCAGCTGGAGCGCTTGGACCACTCCACCCTGCTGGGCCTGACCCACCCCCTGGCCGCCCGTCTGGCCGCCGAGCTGGCCCGCGTCTGCCCCGGCCAACTCAACAAGGCCTTTTACTCGGAGAGCGGCTCCACTGCGGTGGAGATCGCCCTCAAGATCGCCTACCAGTATTGGCAGCAGAGCGGCCGCCCGGAAAAGAAGACCTTCGTGGCCCTGGGCGAGGCCTACCACGGCGACACCATCGGCGCGGTGAGCGTGGGCGGCATCGAGCTGTTCCACCAGGTCTACGGCCCCCTGCTCTTCCCGGTGCACCGCCTGCCCCAGCCCTTTTGCCGCCGTTGCCCCCTGGGCCTGACCCACCCGGCCTGCGGCCTGGCCTGCGCCGAGGCCCTGGAGCCCATCCTGGCCGAGCACGGCGACGAGATCTGCGGCCTGATCGTGGAGCCCCGGGTGCAGGGCGCGGCGGGCATCATCGTGCAGCCAGAAGGCTACGTGCGCCGTTTGTGGGAGATCTGCCGCAAGCACGACGTGCTTTTCATCGCCGACGAGGTGGCCACCGGCTTTGGCCGCACCGGCAGCCTGTTCTCCTGCGAGCAGGAGGGGGTGGAGCCGGATTTGATGTGCCTGGGCAAGGGCATCACCGGCGGGGTGCTGCCCCTGGCCGCCACCATGGCCACCGACCGGGTGTATGAGGCCTTTTTGGGCGAGTTCGACGAGTTCAAGACCTTTTTCCACGGCCATACCTACACCGGCAACCCCCTGGCCTGCGCCGCCGCCCTGGCCAGCCTGGAGCTGATGGAAAAGAACCAGGTGGTGGCGGGCACCGCCCCGGTCATCGCCCATTTCGCCCAAGGTCTAGCCAAGATCGCGGCCCTGGATCACGTGGTCCAGGTGCGCCGGCACGGGCTCATGGCCGCGGTGGAGCTCAGCGCCGACAAGGCCACGGACACCTCCTACGAGCCGGGGGAGCGCATGGGCCACCGGGTGATCATGGCCGCCCGCAACCACGGAGTGATCATCCGTCCCCTGGGCGACAGCGTGGTGCTCATGCCGCCGCTCAGCAGCACGACCCAGGACATCGACCTGTTGCTGGGCGCCCTGGGCCGGGCCATCGCCGAGGTCACCGAGGCCTGA
- the bioB gene encoding biotin synthase BioB, whose protein sequence is MDGAPLEPSLAAAWLQTDDLAALGQIMAAAGRLRAAHEGDTVEFCAIVNARSGHCSENCAFCAQSAHHQGQAEVYPLMSAEEMVRRGRAAAQAGAQRFGIVTSGRECPQGAALDEICRAVEVLTNEQVIAPCASLGLIDEARARRLADAGLVRYHHNLEAGPSFFPRICTTHSFKDRVDTVKAAQAAGLEVCVGGIVGLGETPEERVELAAAVAELAPQSIPLNFLTPIPGTPMAERAPLRPLEALATVAVFKLLNPQAVVRTCGGRQQVLGSLAPLMYLAGAGGTMIGNYLTTEGRQPQEDIHDLAALGLRPAARLFSE, encoded by the coding sequence ATGGACGGCGCTCCCCTGGAGCCCTCCCTGGCCGCCGCCTGGCTGCAAACCGACGACCTGGCCGCCCTGGGCCAGATCATGGCCGCCGCCGGCCGCCTGAGGGCCGCGCACGAGGGCGACACGGTGGAGTTCTGCGCCATCGTCAACGCCCGCTCGGGCCACTGTTCGGAAAACTGCGCCTTTTGCGCCCAGAGCGCCCATCACCAGGGGCAGGCCGAGGTGTATCCGCTGATGAGCGCCGAGGAGATGGTGCGCCGGGGACGGGCCGCGGCCCAGGCCGGGGCCCAGCGCTTCGGCATCGTCACCAGCGGCCGGGAATGCCCCCAGGGGGCGGCCCTGGACGAGATCTGCCGGGCCGTGGAGGTGCTTACCAACGAGCAGGTCATCGCCCCCTGCGCCAGCCTGGGGCTCATCGACGAGGCTCGGGCCAGGCGCCTGGCCGACGCCGGGCTGGTGCGCTACCACCACAACCTGGAGGCCGGGCCCAGCTTTTTCCCGCGCATCTGCACCACCCATTCCTTCAAGGACCGGGTGGACACGGTCAAAGCGGCCCAGGCCGCGGGACTGGAGGTGTGCGTGGGCGGCATCGTGGGCCTGGGCGAGACCCCGGAGGAGCGGGTGGAACTGGCCGCGGCGGTGGCCGAGCTGGCCCCCCAGAGCATCCCCCTGAATTTCCTCACCCCCATCCCCGGCACTCCCATGGCCGAGCGCGCGCCGCTCCGGCCGCTGGAGGCCCTGGCCACGGTGGCGGTGTTCAAGCTGCTCAACCCCCAGGCGGTGGTGCGTACCTGCGGCGGCCGCCAGCAAGTGCTGGGCAGCCTGGCCCCCCTGATGTACCTGGCCGGGGCCGGGGGCACCATGATCGGCAACTACCTAACCACCGAAGGCCGCCAGCCCCAAGAGGACATTCACGACCTGGCCGCCCTGGGCCTCAGGCCCGCGGCCAGGCTTTTCAGCGAGTAG
- a CDS encoding biotin--[acetyl-CoA-carboxylase] ligase, with amino-acid sequence MSEGPATTAGQVLRLLLRGNGERSGQDMAQRLGISRAAVAKVVTSLRAQGLEIEAAPRRGYRLVSEPPLLLPAMVEARLAPGSLGLPLIHFDEIDSTNLEARRQAEAGAPHGACLVAEHQSAGRGRLDRRWQAPKGSALLFSLILRPSLGLRRVFALNNLISLAVCRALQKHGGVDAAIKWPNDVYLEGKKLAGVLTEFTSRAEAVEYAVVGVGLNVNQDAQWLAGLDQPAMSLAAATGHAWNRATLLAQILGEMSALHEEFMAGGGEELAREYARRSLILGLEVTVREGQAVRRGKAVGFAPEGALLLEEEGGKVSPIHHGDVSLLDWEVLA; translated from the coding sequence TTGAGCGAAGGGCCCGCCACCACCGCCGGACAGGTGCTGCGCCTGCTGCTAAGGGGCAACGGCGAGCGCTCGGGCCAGGACATGGCCCAGCGCCTGGGCATCAGCCGGGCGGCGGTGGCCAAGGTGGTCACCTCGCTTCGGGCCCAGGGCCTGGAGATCGAGGCCGCGCCGAGGCGGGGTTACCGCCTGGTGAGCGAGCCGCCGCTGCTCTTGCCGGCCATGGTGGAGGCGCGCCTGGCCCCCGGCTCCCTGGGCCTGCCCCTGATCCACTTCGACGAGATAGACTCCACCAACCTGGAGGCCCGCCGCCAGGCCGAGGCCGGGGCTCCCCACGGCGCCTGCCTGGTGGCCGAGCACCAGAGCGCGGGGCGGGGCCGCCTGGACCGGCGCTGGCAGGCCCCCAAGGGCAGCGCCCTGCTCTTCTCCCTGATCCTGCGGCCCAGCCTGGGGCTCCGGCGGGTCTTCGCCCTGAACAACCTCATCTCCCTGGCCGTGTGCCGGGCCCTGCAAAAACACGGCGGGGTGGACGCGGCCATCAAGTGGCCCAACGACGTGTACCTGGAGGGCAAGAAGCTGGCCGGGGTGCTCACCGAGTTCACCAGCCGGGCCGAGGCGGTGGAATACGCCGTGGTGGGGGTGGGGCTCAACGTGAACCAGGACGCCCAGTGGCTGGCCGGGCTGGACCAGCCGGCCATGAGCCTGGCCGCCGCCACGGGCCATGCCTGGAACCGGGCCACCCTGCTGGCCCAGATCCTGGGAGAGATGAGCGCCCTGCATGAGGAGTTCATGGCCGGAGGCGGCGAGGAACTGGCCCGGGAATACGCCCGGCGTTCCCTGATCCTGGGCCTGGAGGTCACGGTGCGCGAGGGCCAAGCCGTGCGCCGGGGCAAGGCGGTGGGCTTCGCCCCGGAAGGGGCCCTGCTCCTGGAAGAAGAAGGGGGCAAGGTCAGCCCCATCCACCACGGCGACGTGAGCCTGCTGGACTGGGAGGTCCTGGCCTAG
- a CDS encoding HAD-IIB family hydrolase produces the protein MGLVIFSDLDGTLLDHHTYSYQPALPALDEIKKRGLALVLCSSKTRAEMIPLHAELGLDAPIIAENGGGVFAPEGNPVVKGEHWIEAGGGWKVLEIGLPIAEVRQRMAVFKDQLRLQGFSEMSDHEVAKLTGLSKEQAAQARRREFNEPILPPADQAAGEALVRAAEEAGLQLTQGGRFWHLLGGGDKGKAVRLLSVLYAKRDPDLVTMALGDAPNDLSMFQAVERPVLVARPDGSHAPVELEGLTKEPLAGPAGFNHAVLAALERPL, from the coding sequence ATGGGTTTGGTGATCTTCAGCGACTTGGACGGGACCCTGCTGGATCACCACACCTATTCCTATCAACCGGCCCTGCCCGCCCTGGACGAGATCAAAAAGCGGGGCCTCGCGCTGGTGCTGTGCTCTTCCAAGACCCGGGCCGAGATGATCCCCCTGCACGCCGAGTTGGGCCTGGACGCGCCCATCATCGCCGAGAACGGGGGCGGGGTCTTCGCGCCCGAGGGCAACCCGGTGGTCAAGGGCGAGCACTGGATCGAGGCGGGCGGGGGCTGGAAGGTTCTGGAGATCGGCCTGCCCATCGCCGAGGTGCGCCAGCGCATGGCCGTATTCAAGGACCAGCTGAGGCTCCAGGGCTTCAGCGAGATGAGCGACCACGAGGTGGCCAAGCTCACCGGCCTGAGCAAGGAGCAGGCGGCCCAGGCCCGCCGCCGCGAGTTCAACGAACCCATCCTGCCCCCGGCCGACCAAGCGGCGGGAGAGGCCCTGGTGCGGGCGGCCGAGGAGGCGGGCCTGCAGCTTACCCAGGGGGGCCGCTTCTGGCATCTGCTGGGCGGGGGCGACAAGGGCAAGGCGGTGCGCCTGCTCTCGGTGCTCTACGCCAAGCGCGATCCCGACCTGGTGACCATGGCCCTGGGCGACGCGCCCAACGACCTGAGCATGTTCCAGGCGGTGGAGCGGCCGGTCTTGGTGGCCCGCCCCGACGGCAGCCACGCCCCGGTGGAGTTGGAAGGGCTGACCAAGGAGCCTCTGGCCGGTCCGGCCGGTTTCAACCACGCGGTGCTGGCCGCCCTGGAACGGCCGCTTTGA
- the thiC gene encoding phosphomethylpyrimidine synthase ThiC, translating to MSETQLQAARAGKITPAMEQVAAQEGQDAGSIRELVAQGKIAIPANPGHTSLAPRGVGQGLSVKVNANLGSSPDRCDPVEEAEKLAAALEAGADAVMDLSTGGDLTAMRRQVLNLSPVPVGTVPIYQAAVEVTAEGRGIIDITAEDLFRVIEQQAAEGVDFMTVHCGVTRAAVEHLRSEGRITDVVSRGGSFLTCWMLANEQENPLYEQYDRLLDICQKHDVTLSLGDGLRPGCLADATDRAQVSELITLGALTQRAWDAGVQVMIEGPGHVPLDQVQANVVLQKRLCHGAPFYVLGPLVTDIAAGHDHVACAIGGALAAWAGADFLCYVTPSEHLALPGPNDVYEGVITTRIAAHAADIARGNQAAIARDRAMAQARKAMDWDAMFELCLDPKTAKAMRAGSPPGEEEVCTMCGKYCAMKLVNEHLHGKD from the coding sequence ATGAGCGAAACCCAACTGCAGGCGGCCCGCGCCGGTAAGATTACCCCGGCCATGGAACAAGTCGCCGCCCAAGAGGGCCAGGACGCGGGAAGCATCCGCGAGCTGGTGGCCCAAGGCAAGATAGCCATTCCGGCCAACCCCGGCCACACCAGCCTGGCGCCCCGCGGGGTGGGCCAGGGGCTGAGCGTGAAGGTCAACGCCAACCTGGGCTCCAGCCCGGACCGCTGCGACCCGGTCGAGGAGGCCGAAAAGCTGGCCGCCGCCCTGGAGGCGGGAGCCGACGCGGTGATGGACCTTTCCACCGGCGGCGACCTGACCGCCATGCGCCGCCAAGTGCTCAATCTGAGCCCGGTGCCGGTGGGCACGGTGCCCATCTACCAGGCCGCAGTGGAGGTCACCGCCGAGGGCCGAGGCATCATCGACATCACCGCCGAGGATCTCTTCCGGGTGATCGAGCAGCAGGCCGCCGAGGGAGTGGACTTCATGACCGTGCACTGCGGGGTGACCCGGGCGGCCGTGGAGCACCTGCGCTCCGAAGGGCGCATCACCGACGTGGTGAGCCGGGGCGGCTCCTTCCTTACCTGCTGGATGCTGGCCAATGAGCAGGAAAACCCCCTGTACGAACAATACGACCGCCTCTTGGACATCTGCCAGAAGCACGACGTAACCCTGTCGTTGGGCGACGGCCTGAGGCCCGGCTGCCTGGCCGACGCCACCGACCGGGCCCAGGTGAGCGAGCTGATCACCCTGGGGGCCCTGACCCAGCGGGCCTGGGACGCCGGGGTGCAGGTGATGATCGAGGGCCCGGGCCACGTGCCCCTGGACCAGGTGCAGGCCAACGTGGTGCTGCAAAAGCGCCTGTGCCACGGCGCGCCTTTCTACGTGCTGGGCCCCCTGGTCACCGACATCGCCGCCGGGCACGACCACGTGGCCTGCGCCATCGGCGGGGCCCTGGCCGCCTGGGCCGGAGCCGACTTCCTGTGCTACGTGACCCCCAGCGAACATCTGGCCCTACCCGGCCCCAATGATGTATATGAAGGGGTGATAACCACGCGCATCGCGGCCCACGCGGCGGACATTGCCCGGGGCAACCAGGCGGCCATCGCCCGCGACCGGGCCATGGCCCAAGCCCGCAAGGCCATGGACTGGGACGCCATGTTCGAGCTGTGCCTGGATCCCAAGACCGCCAAGGCCATGCGCGCGGGCAGCCCTCCCGGCGAAGAGGAGGTCTGCACCATGTGCGGCAAGTATTGCGCCATGAAGCTGGTCAACGAGCATCTGCACGGAAAGGACTAA
- the thiD gene encoding bifunctional hydroxymethylpyrimidine kinase/phosphomethylpyrimidine kinase, protein MTPARVLIIAGSDSGGGAGIQADLKAAAALGAHAMTVITALTAQNTKEVRAVHPTPLDFVEQQFAAVAEDIGMDAVKTGMLHSAELVELVAKLLGLTKVPVVVDPVMVSKGGGVLLDPQAVEALKLLLLPRATLVTPNLDEAEALLGREVRSRAAMEDAAAALVALGAGAALVKGGHLQGEPGDLLYDGRESLFFSAPRIETPHTHGTGCTLATAIASLLAQGWELAPAVERARLLVRRAIAGGLVLGHGHGPVNALADLGPRLELGPCLAEMDAAIERMEGVSGLGEMIPEVRGQLGYALPGAVSAQDVLAVAGRITNIGPRLKAAGPVRPGASSHVAKIVLAAMAADPNMRAAMACRFDEALVERARSLGWSVGEFSRAEEPPEVKQREGSSLEWGTTEVIRRLGKVPEVIFDRGESGKEPVLRLLARNPGAIVDRLLLLAGQGA, encoded by the coding sequence ATGACCCCAGCCAGGGTCTTGATAATAGCCGGTTCCGACAGCGGCGGCGGCGCGGGGATTCAGGCCGACCTGAAGGCGGCGGCGGCCCTGGGGGCCCACGCCATGACCGTGATAACCGCCCTGACGGCCCAAAACACCAAAGAGGTGCGCGCGGTGCACCCGACGCCCCTGGACTTTGTGGAGCAGCAGTTCGCCGCCGTGGCCGAGGACATCGGCATGGACGCGGTAAAGACCGGCATGCTGCACTCGGCCGAGCTGGTGGAACTGGTGGCCAAGCTGCTGGGCCTTACCAAGGTTCCGGTGGTGGTCGACCCGGTGATGGTGTCCAAGGGCGGCGGCGTCTTGCTGGATCCCCAAGCGGTGGAGGCGCTCAAGCTTCTGCTCTTGCCCCGGGCCACCCTGGTCACCCCCAACCTGGACGAGGCCGAGGCCCTTTTAGGCCGCGAGGTGCGCAGCCGCGCGGCCATGGAAGACGCGGCGGCCGCGCTGGTGGCCCTGGGAGCGGGGGCGGCCCTGGTCAAGGGAGGCCATTTGCAGGGCGAGCCCGGCGACCTGCTCTATGACGGCCGCGAGAGCCTGTTTTTCAGCGCCCCGCGCATCGAAACCCCCCACACCCACGGCACCGGCTGCACCCTGGCCACGGCCATCGCCTCTTTGCTGGCCCAGGGCTGGGAGCTGGCCCCGGCGGTGGAGCGGGCCCGTTTGCTGGTGCGCCGGGCCATTGCCGGAGGGTTGGTCTTGGGCCACGGCCACGGCCCGGTGAACGCCCTGGCCGACCTGGGGCCGCGCCTGGAGCTGGGTCCCTGCCTGGCCGAGATGGACGCGGCCATCGAGCGCATGGAAGGGGTGTCCGGCCTGGGGGAGATGATCCCCGAGGTACGCGGCCAGCTGGGCTATGCCCTGCCCGGTGCGGTCTCGGCCCAAGATGTGCTGGCCGTGGCCGGGCGCATCACCAACATAGGGCCCCGCCTCAAGGCCGCCGGTCCGGTGCGCCCCGGGGCCAGCAGTCACGTGGCCAAGATCGTCTTGGCGGCCATGGCCGCGGACCCCAACATGCGCGCCGCCATGGCCTGCCGCTTCGACGAGGCCCTGGTGGAGCGGGCCCGCTCCCTGGGCTGGAGCGTGGGCGAGTTTTCCCGGGCCGAGGAGCCCCCTGAAGTCAAGCAGAGGGAAGGCTCCTCCCTGGAATGGGGGACCACGGAAGTTATTCGGCGCCTGGGCAAGGTGCCCGAGGTGATATTCGACCGCGGCGAGTCCGGCAAGGAGCCGGTACTCAGGCTTTTGGCCCGTAATCCGGGCGCTATAGTGGATCGGCTGCTGCTTTTGGCCGGCCAGGGAGCATGA
- a CDS encoding MlaE family ABC transporter permease: MGWLRPAEYVGGQFLHWLEEAGELLLLFLQSVLWLIRPPFRLRLIFKQMEFVGVGSLGVTILTGAFTGGVFALQTYHGFSMFGAESLVGSTVALALTRELGPVLTSLMVTGRAGSAMAAEVGTMRVTEQVDALYVMAVNPVQYLVVPRIVASVAMLPLLTVIADFVGIVGAYMVGVGMLGINHGIFISKIMEYVEFSDISMGLAKAAFFGLILSLVGCFKGFYTSGGAEGVGRATTRAVVLGSVLILASDYVLTAIMF; encoded by the coding sequence ATGGGCTGGCTGCGCCCTGCGGAATATGTTGGCGGACAGTTTCTTCACTGGCTGGAAGAAGCCGGTGAACTGCTTCTTTTATTTCTGCAATCCGTCCTGTGGCTAATTCGTCCGCCCTTTCGCCTGCGCCTGATTTTCAAGCAAATGGAGTTCGTGGGCGTCGGTTCCCTGGGGGTCACCATCCTCACCGGAGCCTTTACCGGCGGGGTTTTCGCGCTGCAGACCTATCACGGTTTTTCCATGTTCGGGGCCGAAAGCCTGGTGGGCTCCACCGTGGCCCTGGCCCTTACCCGCGAGTTGGGCCCGGTGCTTACCTCCCTGATGGTCACCGGCCGGGCGGGCAGCGCCATGGCCGCCGAGGTGGGCACCATGCGGGTCACCGAGCAAGTGGACGCCCTGTACGTCATGGCGGTCAACCCGGTGCAATACCTGGTGGTGCCACGCATCGTCGCCTCGGTGGCCATGTTGCCGTTGCTCACGGTCATCGCCGATTTCGTGGGCATCGTGGGGGCCTATATGGTGGGGGTGGGCATGCTGGGCATCAACCACGGCATCTTCATCTCCAAGATCATGGAATACGTGGAGTTCTCCGACATCTCCATGGGCCTGGCCAAGGCTGCCTTTTTCGGCTTGATTCTTTCCCTGGTGGGCTGCTTCAAGGGCTTTTACACCTCCGGCGGCGCCGAAGGGGTGGGCCGGGCCACCACCCGGGCGGTGGTTTTGGGCAGCGTGCTGATCCTGGCCTCGGACTACGTGCTAACCGCGATTATGTTTTAG
- a CDS encoding ABC transporter ATP-binding protein, protein MSNTGDIIELQDIHKSFGSQRVLKGLNLKIPKGLTTVIIGRSGGGKSVMLKHMIGLIKPDQGQVLVGGHDIVGLNDHQLNQVRRRFGMLFQEAALFDSMTVLDNVAFPLREHTHLTDQQVREKVSEKLAMVGLPGVEKKMPSELSGGMRKRVGLARAIALEPEIILYDEPTTGLDPPLSAAINRLIADTQAKLGVTSVVISHDIEGAYEVGHNIAMLYNGEIIVQGTPEEIRHSDNEVVQQFIHGRPEGPIDVI, encoded by the coding sequence ATGTCAAACACCGGCGACATAATCGAGCTGCAGGACATCCACAAGTCCTTCGGGTCTCAACGGGTGCTCAAGGGACTCAATCTGAAAATCCCCAAGGGCTTGACCACTGTGATCATCGGCCGGTCCGGCGGCGGCAAGAGCGTGATGCTCAAGCACATGATCGGGCTGATAAAGCCGGACCAGGGCCAGGTGCTGGTGGGCGGCCACGACATCGTGGGGCTAAACGACCACCAGCTCAACCAGGTGCGGCGCCGCTTTGGCATGCTTTTCCAGGAGGCGGCGCTGTTCGACTCCATGACCGTGTTGGACAACGTGGCCTTCCCCCTGAGGGAGCACACCCACCTTACGGACCAGCAAGTGCGCGAGAAGGTATCGGAAAAGTTGGCCATGGTGGGCCTGCCCGGCGTGGAAAAAAAGATGCCCAGCGAGTTGTCCGGGGGCATGCGCAAGCGGGTGGGCCTGGCCCGGGCCATCGCCCTGGAGCCGGAGATCATCCTCTACGACGAGCCCACCACCGGCCTGGACCCGCCTCTGTCGGCGGCCATCAACCGGCTCATAGCCGACACCCAGGCCAAGCTGGGGGTGACCTCGGTGGTCATCAGCCACGACATCGAGGGCGCCTATGAGGTGGGTCACAATATCGCCATGCTTTATAATGGCGAGATCATCGTGCAGGGCACCCCGGAGGAGATTCGCCACAGCGACAACGAGGTGGTGCAACAGTTCATCCACGGGCGGCCCGAGGGTCCCATAGACGTGATATAA
- a CDS encoding MlaD family protein yields MSGVSTEAKVGIFVLVGLAVLAYMTIRLGSFKIGGPEGYEVYAVFDQATGLKKMAPVEMAGIQIGQVEKITLDHGKARVTMMISNDVPLAQDVSALIRTRGVLGDKYVAMEPGTPSAPRLKNGQQISRASVPTDLDQVMSRVGEVADNIRQITESLKVSIASPESARNISEALANLRELTGSLKTVVSSNEDRLNRIVANLDRFTGDLSDLSSDNKKALSETIKNFQVASAQMQTTIASLNSVMAKVDKGEGTIGQLVNNKQTIEDLNATLSSLKDVSQKIAKGEGSIGKLVNDDTTVTKIDEALTSINDYLSRADAWRVFVEYRGEYMFKEDSVRSELNLRLQPKADKFFLIGVVDDPMGKRTETTKYKTVNEDGHVSNTETNTVSYDLSDLTYNVQFGKRFWDLTVRAGIFSSTGGLGVDYYLFNDKLRLTLEAYDWSTDANPQVRFVASYDFWNSFFLSAGVQNIISDDGETSFFMGGGIYFSDDDIKFLLTSAPTTP; encoded by the coding sequence ATGTCCGGAGTTTCCACAGAGGCCAAAGTCGGCATCTTCGTGCTGGTGGGGTTGGCCGTTTTGGCCTACATGACCATCCGCCTGGGCTCGTTCAAGATCGGCGGTCCCGAAGGCTACGAAGTGTACGCGGTGTTCGACCAGGCCACCGGTTTAAAGAAGATGGCCCCGGTGGAAATGGCCGGAATCCAGATCGGGCAAGTGGAAAAGATCACCCTGGACCACGGCAAGGCCAGGGTCACCATGATGATTTCCAATGACGTGCCCCTGGCCCAGGACGTAAGCGCCCTCATCCGCACCCGCGGAGTCTTGGGCGACAAGTACGTGGCCATGGAGCCGGGCACCCCCTCCGCCCCCAGGTTGAAGAACGGCCAGCAGATCTCCCGGGCCAGCGTGCCCACCGACCTGGACCAGGTGATGTCTAGGGTGGGCGAGGTGGCCGACAACATCCGTCAGATCACCGAATCCCTCAAGGTCTCCATCGCCTCGCCGGAGTCGGCCCGCAACATCAGCGAGGCCCTGGCCAACCTGCGCGAGCTGACCGGCAGCCTCAAGACGGTGGTGTCGAGCAACGAAGACCGATTGAACCGCATCGTGGCCAACCTGGACCGCTTCACCGGAGATCTGAGCGACCTCAGCAGCGACAACAAGAAGGCCCTGAGCGAGACCATCAAGAACTTCCAGGTGGCCAGCGCCCAGATGCAGACCACCATCGCCTCCCTGAACTCGGTGATGGCCAAGGTGGACAAGGGCGAGGGCACCATCGGCCAGCTGGTCAACAACAAGCAGACCATCGAGGATCTCAACGCCACCCTGTCCTCGCTCAAGGACGTGAGCCAGAAGATCGCCAAGGGCGAGGGCTCCATCGGCAAGCTGGTCAACGATGACACCACGGTCACCAAGATCGACGAGGCCCTTACCTCCATCAACGACTACCTGTCCAGGGCCGACGCCTGGCGGGTTTTCGTCGAGTACCGCGGCGAGTACATGTTCAAGGAGGATTCGGTTCGCAGCGAGCTGAACCTGCGCCTGCAGCCCAAGGCGGACAAATTCTTCCTCATCGGCGTGGTGGACGACCCCATGGGCAAGCGCACGGAAACCACCAAGTACAAGACCGTCAACGAGGACGGCCATGTATCCAACACCGAAACCAATACGGTAAGCTACGATCTCAGCGACCTCACCTACAACGTCCAGTTCGGCAAGCGCTTCTGGGATCTCACGGTCAGGGCGGGTATCTTCTCCAGCACCGGCGGCTTGGGCGTCGATTACTATCTGTTCAACGACAAGCTCCGGCTGACCCTGGAGGCCTACGACTGGTCCACCGACGCCAATCCCCAGGTGCGCTTCGTGGCCAGCTACGACTTCTGGAACTCTTTCTTCCTCTCCGCCGGCGTGCAAAACATCATCAGCGACGACGGCGAAACCTCCTTTTTCATGGGCGGCGGCATCTACTTCTCCGACGACGACATAAAATTCTTGCTGACCAGCGCCCCAACCACACCCTAG
- a CDS encoding universal stress protein, with protein sequence MRFKSIIAATDFSEMAEEALRQALSLAQQHQARLLLVHVLPPLVTPNPLLDEFVVNQTTLTLRQSLKDSCQAALEERRQKAASQLNLETRLLEGDPTRELVRLAKEERADLLVMGSTGVTGLAETVFGSTAQKMVRKAPCSVLVARPPLDVSES encoded by the coding sequence ATGCGCTTTAAAAGCATCATAGCCGCCACCGATTTCTCAGAGATGGCCGAGGAAGCCCTGCGCCAGGCCCTTTCCCTGGCCCAACAGCATCAGGCCCGGCTGCTATTGGTGCACGTGCTTCCGCCTCTGGTCACCCCCAACCCCCTGTTGGACGAGTTCGTGGTAAACCAGACCACCCTGACCCTGCGCCAAAGCCTCAAGGATTCCTGCCAAGCGGCCCTGGAGGAGCGCCGGCAAAAGGCCGCTTCCCAGCTGAACTTGGAGACGCGCCTGTTGGAAGGCGACCCCACCCGGGAGTTGGTTCGCCTGGCCAAGGAGGAGCGGGCCGATCTTTTGGTTATGGGCAGCACCGGGGTGACCGGCCTGGCCGAGACGGTGTTCGGCTCCACCGCCCAGAAGATGGTGCGCAAGGCGCCTTGTTCGGTGTTGGTGGCCCGGCCGCCCCTGGATGTCTCCGAATCTTAA